The genomic DNA CTGTCCTGGGCGGGGGAGCACGGGGCGCTGTGGCTCGCGGCGGGCCTCGCCTCGGCCGCCGTGGACGCGCCCCGGCGCACGGCCTGGCTGCGCGGCACCGCCCTCACCGCGGGCGCCCACGTCGCCAGCATGGGGGTCAAGCGGGTCGTGCGCCGCCCCCGCCCCGCGCACGTCGTCCCCCTGGTACGCACCGCCGGCCGGCACTCCTTCCCCAGCTCGCACGCCACCTCGGCCGCCGCGGCCGCCGTCGTCTTCGGCACCCTCGGGGTGCGCGCCGCCTGGCCGCTCGCCGCCGCCGTGTGCGCCTCCCGGCTGGTCGTCGGCGTCCACTACCCCTCCGACGTCGCCGCGGGTGCCGCCCTGGGCGCGCTCACGGCCCGGCTCGGCACCGGCTGGATGCGCGGAGGCACCCGTGACTGACACGGCCGTCACCGACACCGCCGTCCTGCGCCAACGCGCCCCCGAACAGCAGCGGGAGCCCGACCCGCCGCGCCGGGCGAGACGGGTCCCGGCCGGGCTGCTGCGCACCGCGCGCCCCCGCCAGTGGGTCAAGAACGTCCTGGTCGTCGCCGCCCCGGCCGCCGCCGGCGAGCTGTTCTCCGCGCCCGCCCTGGGCCGGCTCGCCCTGGTCTTCGTCCTGTTCACCGCCTGCGCCGCCGCCGTCTACCTGGTCAACGACGCCCGCGACGCCGAGGCCGACCGCGCCCACCCCGTCAAACGGCACCGCCCGGTCGCCGCCGGAGACGTCCCGGTGCCGCTCGCCTACGCCGTCGGAGGCGTCCTGGGCGTCCTCGCGCCCGCCCTCGCCGCCTGGCTGTGCCCCGGGCCCGTCGCGGCCCTGCTGACCGCCTACCTCGCCATGCAACTGGCGTACTGCGTCAGCCTCAAGCACGTCCTGGTCGTCGACCTCGCCGTCGTCACCACCGGCTTCCTGATGCGGGCGATGATCGGCGGACTCGCGCTCGGCATCCCCCTGTCGCGCTGGTTCCTCATCACGACCGGCTTCGGCGCCCTGTTCATGGTCGCCGCCAAGCGGTACTCCGAAGCCGTCCAGATGGCCGGGAAGGACGGTGCCACGCGCGCGCTGCTCACCGAGTACACCACCGGCTACCTGCGCTTCGTCTGGCAGCTCGCCGCCGGGGTCGCCGTCCTCGGCTACTGCCTGTGGGCCATGGAGGAGGGCGGCGTACCGCACACCAGCGTGCTGCCCTGGCGCCAGCTCTCCGTGATCCCCTTCGTCCTCGCCGTCCTGCGCTACGCCGTCTTCGCCGACCGCGGCACCGCGGGCGAACCCGAGGACGTCGTCCTGCGCGACCGCGCCCTCGCGCTGATCGGCGTCGTATGGCTCGCGATGTACGGCCTGGCGGTGGCCAATTGGTAGCCGGCCGGCGCGAACTGCTGGGCTTCGCCTCCGCCGGCCTGCTCGCCTACGCCGTCGACCTCGGCCTCTTCACCTGCCTGCGCGGCGCGGCCGGACTCGACCCGCTCACCGCCAAGGCCCTCTCCTTCGTCGCGGGCTGCTCGGTCGCCTACGCGGGCAACGCCCTGGGCACCTACCGCCACCTCGGCCGCCCCCGGGGCCTGCGCCCCTACGCGGTGTTCTTCGCCGTGAACGCCGCCGGTGCCGCCGTACAACTGCTCTGCCTGGCCGTCAGCCACTACGGGCTCGGTCTCACCTCGCAGCGCGCCGACACGGTCTCCGGCGCCGGCGTCGGCATGCTCCTGGGCACGATCCTGCGCTTCTGGGGCACAAGAACACTGGTCTTCCGGTCCGCGGCCGGATCCGGAGGGCCCCCGGGATCATGGAACGCGACGAGCGGGGGCAGGGTCGGATCATGGACTGGCTGAAGAAGCGCCCCGTCGTGGGACCGTGGATCGCCCGCCTGACCACCACGCACGCGTGGCGCTCCTACGAGCGTCTCGACCGGGTGAAGTGGTCCCGGCTGGCCGCCGCCATGACCTTCACCAGCTTCGTCGCGCTCTTCCCGCTGCTGAGCCTGGCCGCCGCCGTCGCCGCCGCCACGCTCAACAAGCAGCAGCAGGACAAGCTCCAGGACAAGCTCGCCGAGCAGATCCCCGGCATCTCCGACCAGCTGAACATCCAGGGCCTCGTCGACAACGCGGGCACCGTCGGCGTCATCGCCGCCCTCCTGCTGCTGTTCACCGGCATGGGCTGGGTCGAGGCCACCCGGGGCTGTCTGCGCGCCGTGTGGGAGCTGCCCGACGAGGAGGAGAACCCGGTCCTGCACCGGGCCAAGGACGCGGGCGTCCTCGTCGGTCTCGGCGGCGCGCTGCTGATCACCGTCGGCATCTCCACCGTCGCCTCGGCGCTGGTCGGCTGGATCATCCGCACGATCGGTCTCGCCCAGGGCGGGGTCGGCGGCGTCCTGCTCTACGTCGCCGCCTTCGCCGTCGCCGTGCTCGCCGACTTCCTGCTGCTCCTCTACGTCCTGACCCTGTTCCCCGGCGTCCAGCCCGAGCGCCGCCGCCTGGTGGTGGCCGCGCTGATCGGCGCGGTCGGCTTCGAACTGCTGAAGCTGCTGCTCAGCGGCTACATCCAGGGCGTCGCGGCGAAGAGCATGTACGGCGCCTTCGGCGTCCCCGTCGCGCTGCTGCTGTGGATCAACTTCACCGCGAAGCTGGTGCTGTTCTGCGCCTCCTGGACGGCGACGGGCAGCAAGGCGCAGGAGCTGGCGGAGCCGGGCGACAAGAACGTCACGGACGGGTCCGGCGACGGACCAGGTCCGGCAGCGGCCACTTCCGGTTGATCAGGTACGCGCCGCCCGCGAGCAGCACCAGCACCCCCGCGGCGATTCCGGCCGCGACCCCGGCCCCGCCGGCGCCGTTCCCGGCCGTGGCGCCCGCCACCGGCTTCGTGCCCTCTGCGCCCTTCCCGGTGCCGCCGGCCTCACCGGAGGCCCCGGCCGAGGGGCTCGCCGTTGTGGCGCTCCTCGGACCCACCAGTTCCCCCACCGGCCGCACCTTGCCGGCTGCCCGGAAGCCCCAGTCGAAGAGGCGGGCGGTCTCCTTGTAGACCTCGTTGTGCTTGTCCTCCGCCGGGTGCATCACGGTGACGAGCAGCACCTTGCCGCCCTGCTCGGCCACGCCCGTGAAGGTGTTGCCCGCGTTGGTGGTGTAGCCGTTCTTGACGCCGGCGATGCCCGGGTAGACCTCCACGTCCGCATCACCGGCCAGGAGCCGGTTGGTGTTCTGGATCTCGAAGGGCCTGCGGCTGGTCTTTCCCTTCTTGTCCTTCTTCGTCTCGCCCGGGAACTTGGCGCGGACCGTCGAGGCGTACTCGCGGAAGTCCTTCTTCTGCAGCCCCGAACGGGCGATGAGCGTCAGGTCGTACGCGGAGGAGACCTGCCCCGGCATGTCGTAGCCGTCGGGGCTGACCACGGTGGTGTCGCCGGCCCGCAGTTCCTTGGCGTGCGCGTTCATGTCCGCGACGGTCTTCTCGACGCCGTCGTTCATCGCCGACAGGACGTGCACGGCGTCGTTGCCCGAACGCAGGAAGACACCGAGCCACAGGTCGTGGACGGTGTACGTCTCCTCCTCCTTGATCCCCACCATGCTGGACCCCGAGCCGATGCCCGCGAGGTCCGCGACCTCGACCTTGTGCTTCGTCGTCTTCGGCCACTTCGGCAGCAGGGTGTCCGCGAACAGCATCTTCAGGGTGCTCGCCGGGGCCAGCTCCCAGTGCGCGTTGTGCGCGGCCAGTACGTCGCCCGACTCGGCGTCCGCGACGATCCACGACCGGGCCGTGAGGTCCTTCGGCAGCACGGGCGCCCCGCCCGCCAGGTCCACCTGCGTTCCGGGCTTCCCGAGCCGCGCACCGCCCACGACCGACATCGACGCCGGCGGAGTGGCCGACGGGCTCGTCGACGGGCTCGGGGCGGCGAGCGCGGCGGGGGAGAGGAGGGCGAGAGCGGTCAGGGCGGCGGAGGCGACCGACAGGGATCGCCTGAGGGCCTTCTTGGGAGCGGGCACGAGCGGAAACGTACCGTTCGCGAGCGGCGCCTTCCCACCCCCCTCCCCACCCCGGGCACGGATCCGGACACGCGGCGGAGATACTGAACCCATGAAGCTCAGCCGCCCCGTCTCCTGGTTCCTGCTCGCTTTCGGGGTGTGGAGCTGGATCATCTGGATCACTTTCGTCAAAAACCTGGTCAAGGACGGCAGCGGGCTCGCCTTCGAGGACGGCGACCCCACGGCGTACTTCTGGGTGCACCTGCTGCTCGCGATCGTCTCCTTCGTATTGGGGACGGTCGTCGGGGGCATCGGGTTGCGCGGTGTGCGCGCACTGCGCCGAACGTCATAGGCGACGAGGACGTCACAGACGCCCTGGGCGTCACGAACGAGGGGATACGACGGCATGGTGGTCGTCTTCGTGCTGGTCGCGTTGCTGATGGTGGGCGTCCTCGTGACGGCCAACTGGTACGTGTGGCGGCGCCTGTTCCGTGACACGACCAGCGCGCCGGGCCCCGTGCGCCGGATCGGCGCAGCAGTGATCGCCGGGGGCTGGCTGCTGGCCGTCGGCGCGCTGGTCGCCGAGCGCGCGGGCGCCCCGTTCTGGCTCCAGCGGGTCCTCGCCTGGCCGGGCTTCCTGTGGCTGGCCCTGTCGATCTACCTGCTGCTCGCGGTGCTCGCGGGCGAGGTCGTCCGGCCCCTGCTGCGGCGGTTCCTGGAACGCCGGGCAGCCGCGCGGCACACGACGGAGGCGGAGCCCTCGGTCGCGCCGGCCACGGACACCTCGCGCATACCGGCGGGAACGGCCCCGCCGAAGACGCCCGAGACGTCCGAGGCACCCGTGAGGCCCGAGACGCCCGTGACGCCGGGTGCCGAAGCTCCGGCCGAGGGCAGCACCCTCGCCGTCCCCTCCCGCCGCCTCTTCGTCTCCCGCGTCGTCGCCGGTGCCGCCGCCGCGGCCGCCGTCGGCACGGTCGGCTACGGCACGTACGGCGTGCTGAGCGGCCCGAAGGTGAAGCGGGTCACCGTGCCGCTGGCCAAGCTCCCGCGCGCGGCGCACGGTTTCCGCATCGCCGTCGTCAGCGACATCCACCTGGGGCCGGTGCTCGGCCGGGGCTTCGCGCAGAAGGTCGTCGACACCATCAACTCCACGCAGCCCGACCTCGTCGCCGTCGTCGGCGACCTGGTCGACGGCAGCGTGAAGGACCTCGGCCCGGCCGCCGCCCCGCTGGCCCAGCTGAAGGCCCGGCACGGCGTGTACTTCGTCACCGGCAACCACGAGTACTTCTCCGGCGCCGAGCAGTGGGTCGCCGAGGTGCGGCGGCTCGGGCTGCTCCCGCTGGAGAACGCCCGCACCGAGCTGCCCCACTTCGAC from Streptomyces sp. CB09001 includes the following:
- a CDS encoding phosphatase PAP2 family protein; translation: MDDLDDMDHRIVSALRARGTDPRVAGAARALSWAGEHGALWLAAGLASAAVDAPRRTAWLRGTALTAGAHVASMGVKRVVRRPRPAHVVPLVRTAGRHSFPSSHATSAAAAAVVFGTLGVRAAWPLAAAVCASRLVVGVHYPSDVAAGAALGALTARLGTGWMRGGTRD
- a CDS encoding decaprenyl-phosphate phosphoribosyltransferase, which codes for MTDTAVTDTAVLRQRAPEQQREPDPPRRARRVPAGLLRTARPRQWVKNVLVVAAPAAAGELFSAPALGRLALVFVLFTACAAAVYLVNDARDAEADRAHPVKRHRPVAAGDVPVPLAYAVGGVLGVLAPALAAWLCPGPVAALLTAYLAMQLAYCVSLKHVLVVDLAVVTTGFLMRAMIGGLALGIPLSRWFLITTGFGALFMVAAKRYSEAVQMAGKDGATRALLTEYTTGYLRFVWQLAAGVAVLGYCLWAMEEGGVPHTSVLPWRQLSVIPFVLAVLRYAVFADRGTAGEPEDVVLRDRALALIGVVWLAMYGLAVANW
- a CDS encoding GtrA family protein: MARDVRPGGGQLVAGRRELLGFASAGLLAYAVDLGLFTCLRGAAGLDPLTAKALSFVAGCSVAYAGNALGTYRHLGRPRGLRPYAVFFAVNAAGAAVQLLCLAVSHYGLGLTSQRADTVSGAGVGMLLGTILRFWGTRTLVFRSAAGSGGPPGSWNATSGGRVGSWTG
- a CDS encoding YihY/virulence factor BrkB family protein — its product is MDWLKKRPVVGPWIARLTTTHAWRSYERLDRVKWSRLAAAMTFTSFVALFPLLSLAAAVAAATLNKQQQDKLQDKLAEQIPGISDQLNIQGLVDNAGTVGVIAALLLLFTGMGWVEATRGCLRAVWELPDEEENPVLHRAKDAGVLVGLGGALLITVGISTVASALVGWIIRTIGLAQGGVGGVLLYVAAFAVAVLADFLLLLYVLTLFPGVQPERRRLVVAALIGAVGFELLKLLLSGYIQGVAAKSMYGAFGVPVALLLWINFTAKLVLFCASWTATGSKAQELAEPGDKNVTDGSGDGPGPAAATSG
- a CDS encoding D-alanyl-D-alanine carboxypeptidase, producing MPAPKKALRRSLSVASAALTALALLSPAALAAPSPSTSPSATPPASMSVVGGARLGKPGTQVDLAGGAPVLPKDLTARSWIVADAESGDVLAAHNAHWELAPASTLKMLFADTLLPKWPKTTKHKVEVADLAGIGSGSSMVGIKEEETYTVHDLWLGVFLRSGNDAVHVLSAMNDGVEKTVADMNAHAKELRAGDTTVVSPDGYDMPGQVSSAYDLTLIARSGLQKKDFREYASTVRAKFPGETKKDKKGKTSRRPFEIQNTNRLLAGDADVEVYPGIAGVKNGYTTNAGNTFTGVAEQGGKVLLVTVMHPAEDKHNEVYKETARLFDWGFRAAGKVRPVGELVGPRSATTASPSAGASGEAGGTGKGAEGTKPVAGATAGNGAGGAGVAAGIAAGVLVLLAGGAYLINRKWPLPDLVRRRTRP
- a CDS encoding metallophosphoesterase; the encoded protein is MVVVFVLVALLMVGVLVTANWYVWRRLFRDTTSAPGPVRRIGAAVIAGGWLLAVGALVAERAGAPFWLQRVLAWPGFLWLALSIYLLLAVLAGEVVRPLLRRFLERRAAARHTTEAEPSVAPATDTSRIPAGTAPPKTPETSEAPVRPETPVTPGAEAPAEGSTLAVPSRRLFVSRVVAGAAAAAAVGTVGYGTYGVLSGPKVKRVTVPLAKLPRAAHGFRIAVVSDIHLGPVLGRGFAQKVVDTINSTQPDLVAVVGDLVDGSVKDLGPAAAPLAQLKARHGVYFVTGNHEYFSGAEQWVAEVRRLGLLPLENARTELPHFDLAGVNDVAGEDEGQGPDYAKALGDRDRSRACVLLAHQPVQIHDAVDHGVDLQLSGHTHGGQLWPGNLIAGAANPTLAGLERYGDTQLYVSRGAGAWGPPTRVGAPSDITVIELASRQA